A stretch of Besnoitia besnoiti strain Bb-Ger1 chromosome Unknown contig00015, whole genome shotgun sequence DNA encodes these proteins:
- a CDS encoding uncharacterized protein (encoded by transcript BESB_028740): MKSTKRSHCYKSHKHEEKHKKSKLKRRKRSHSSSSSSSASPSPSPVLRHRGRVKVLSSPVRRADDREALNAALLATASPRAPVAAPDLRRSGRADGRRQHAEGVPERRRRRSSSDGDHQVVSFVYNRPTVGPTGAYEEEEQGSATSGHVSLVAKVAAASLQNSSPSSQGAGDRERKRSRHRLADDDDWAQQRPKKKSNFSGFSDAGPSVGGGGRTGEKRRSNFSSKAGEEDASSVSASAYEVKTYHKAFGLDVGGYSFVGEEEVLQSPRAQRGDKGEMKDAVKAGAAASLLHGPLVEVTGTNPRGGRISKKTHPHLYWQCWSCGADNYKSRHQCFKCNRLFAL; the protein is encoded by the coding sequence ATGAAgtcgacgaagaggagccACTGCTACAAGTCTCACAAACACGAGGAGAAGCACAAAAAAAGCAAGCTCAAACGGCGGAAGCGGTCTCACTCGtcatcttcgtcgtcttccgcttctccctccccctctcccgTTCTCAGGCACAGGGGCAGAGTCAAGGTTTTGTCGTCTCCGGTCCGCAGAGCAGACGATCGCGAGGCGCTCAACGCGGCTCTGCTGGCCacagcgtcgcctcgcgcgcctgtcgcggcgcctgaTCTGCGGCGGAGTGGCCGCGCGGACGGGAGGCGTCAGCACGCCGAAGGCGTcccagagcggcggcgaagacggagCTCCTCGGACGGCGATCACCAGGTTGTCAGTTTCGTCTACAACCGCCCCACTGTAGGTCCCACGGGGGCgtacgaagaggaggaacaAGGCTCCGCGACGTCAGGACACGTTTCGCTCGTCGCCAAGGTGGCCGCCGCCAGTCTGCAAAACAGCTCGCCCTCAAGCCAGGGAGCGGGTGACCGCGAGCGGAAGCGGAGCCGCCACCGCCTGGCGGACGATGACGACtgggcgcagcagaggccgaaGAAAAAGTCTAACTTCAGCGGATTCAGCGACGCAGGCCCGTCTgtggggggcggcgggcggacaggagagaagaggaggagcaaTTTTTCATCGAAGgctggcgaagaggacgcgtcATCTGTCTCGGCATCGGCGTACGAAGTCAAGACCTACCACAAAGCGTTTGGCTTGGATGTAGGCGGGTACTCATTTgtaggcgaggaggaagtgcTACAAAGTCCTAgagcgcagcgcggagacaAGGGCGAAATGAAAGATGCGGTGAaagccggcgcagcggcctcgctccTTCACGGCCCTCTCGTTGAAGTGACAGGCACAAATCCACGAGGAGGCCGAATCAGCAAAAAGACACATCCCCACCTCTACTGGCAGTGCTGGAGTTGCGGAGCCGACAACTACAAGTCCCGGCACCAATGCTTCAAGTGCAACCGTCTGTTTGCTCTCTGA
- a CDS encoding uncharacterized protein (encoded by transcript BESB_028750) — protein sequence MASMSSAGASLAYRASRYCTGPNSRSVSTLVAAGTASSASLTQSALRRSSRFFSNSLCQTATVAASPLSRNLNRVLATTACSNALKNAQAAGVLSSFSRHLSTSAPRMNGKARGDVVGIDLGTTNSCVAVMEGSQPKVIENSEGMRTTPSIVAFTSDGQRLVGIVAKRQAVTNPENTVFATKRLIGRRYEEDAIKKEKQILPYKIVRASNGDAWVEAQGKPYSPSQISAFILTKMKETAEAYIGRPVRQAVITVPAYFNDSQRQATKDAGKIAGLEVLRIINEPTAAALAFGMDKDDGKTIAVYDLGGGTFDISILEILGGVFEVKATNGNTSLGGEDFDQKILQHLIEEFKKAQGIDLTNDKLALQRLREAAETAKIELSSKVQTEVNLPFITADQTGPKHLQVKLTRAKLEELVGGLLQQSVEPCEKCIKDAGISKTDLSDVILVGGMTRMPKVTELVKQIFGKEPSKGVNPDEAVAMGAAIQAGVLKGEIKDLLLLDVCPLSLGIETLGGVFTRLINRNTTIPTKKSQVFSTAADNQTQVGIKVYQGEREMAAANKMLGQFDLVGIPPAPRGVPQIEVTFDVDANGIMNISAVDKSTGKRQEITIQSSGGLSDAQIEQMVKDAELYKEQDEKKKDAVQAKNEAETLIYSVEKQMTDLKEKMTDADRTDLQEKIAKLRSNLGQEDPEPIREALKSLQEASWKVSQQAYNQAGSSDSSSTNVGESSGSESGDKKSHPVAAAKRVPCAAESLATSAADTFLDAVRRAVRTGVCVVALPADAEPKGEREIASRAVGGGGWKESAKKELYAAWFEKRPPVYATLPLLSQQQGGVTARAATRHRDFSNPRSTSARACLVTRSDEPHMSPRRKVSKASAALPSVSRGVSFSRESSCELQRGLDAGTQRLRQPEGGAGLPPRLPHRVILTSFFLGLSHASPSRMERPPDIELRLATRARRPRNCSQLLRLLFVLAIALFASAASTDPRDASIFLPLRFPWSRFLFAVAESPASDPQEPGRIGPPASPRSPEDAAAGAEPGPRSSGAGGDSGGASVASPAASSWPGTDNPLYHSMCEAIKAHPKVARQFFLLVLLLAQFPEDADGVALGRSWDERVRFSDATRLLHRLIADAHAQLPAQGPRYLWQNVEPCDLNRVARIQLTLAGVRIVEMIQASRSVLELALRAAKREPDPRSASLQAADREQDPEAAEDEEEFRRAPEKRQRRTVRELKKAQDEEKTDAPAGAGEDEEEAEADGGREEEEARGSAAWGREREPAAQPGRSGRRRAKARQTLEAAKGSGTRDRLQLDPLQHELLSLVGGDRIVFREFVKGLMEHQPVDSPLWSTKEILQLASITRLPLRAGAPLAELINQAASIWASYFVVHELQSGYVMEMLLEDWMDRMATPMMRSYHRALSLVAGAIREPVMDEPVCGHMFLLLDGFRTSPVSALFTENSTAQELEQFREQLQRVLEDELEKAVQRLGEDLRLADRSGAVAAAAASASAGVPIPAGGAEAEAETKPQQQPARAAPAAPEGGASAAASTLHSPLGWSSGEVRPVTKKQLPITRLAGYAVKLGTGIFQAGVLGEGNSYEANQRLLQAMTNDSLLVEIQFFDVGHVTLENPASPLVSLPDQTNVDIPASELVDMRNLGKGLTDDAERDEAANISRSPEGVFARRDWTTGNPEAGVPVVTAMQALKRHINGDKGAHGIWFFRRSLVIYSTLEGTDVTDPFSGQFGLSPSTDYDIHFFVYVPISDYSSNVSEKLRKSFLLMAQAPTGGGSGGWGLKGIDPLVDDSRIKDLGTAKLTEDRQALKLKTFGIELDDNQRTNVQKFIQKDMVLIHYKIKGLATMRSALPPGEEWRVMRAERIFGRILKQCRNLLEVPYAVVVKKQPRGETRQMKKTSEVEGGLPVWVLAIAVVCTALPLIIFMCCLQFHKRLPLPWWVSCICSSRPPCAAAPGDGAEEEPDVQSVVNSPCLTQAETSFPFDLPAAYESDFADAPPCSSLKATVSVDLPSSAREVCLPAATNSEGFFGAGAPPPFDRAAPRVSASHRASFTASALCGAAGGAALAAHPSRSTVLRGGWHDATARWMGPQLCAEGAGGPPRKAADACLPGSLSTRGSGVSACHERFGSRTPVGVIGSACADLHPGGVPEFDAAASTSGTAGAPLAEVDDGGEGEDEDTTGAGAASASPAQAAAPSGGGKARWRELSPHSLRAASGREAGACGFRRGRPMKRGGLRRAESPERDLSAEAACAAQGRRSIEPSIIPAVTPVNRLLCREPGNAGRRSGSGMLSARLGRQGSSGGPGEEEGGGGREGASNDRG from the exons ATGGCGTCCATGTCGTCTGCCGGGGCTTCCCTCGCCTATCGAGCGAGCCGCTATTGCACGGGCCCCAACTCTCGTTCGGTGTCGACCCTCGTTGCCGCCGGTACTGCATCGTCTGCTAGCTTGACTCAgtcggctctgcgccgctcttctcGATTCTTCTCTAACTCTCTCTGCCAAACCGCCACTGTCGCTGCTTCCCCCTTGTCCCGGAACCTCAACAGAGTGCTCGCCACGACTGCATGCTCAAACGCACTCAAGAATGCacaggccgccggcgtcctGTCGTCTTTCTCCCGTCACCTCAG CACGTCTGCTCCCCGCATGAACGgcaaggcgcgcggagatGTGGTTGGTATCGATCTGGGAACGACCAACTCGTGCGTGGCGGTGATGGAAGGCTCGCAGCCGAAGGTTATTGAGAACTCCGAGGGCATGCGCACGACTCCGTCGATCGTGGCCTTCACGTCTGACGGCCAGCGCCTGGTGGGTATCGTGGCGAAACGCCAGGCTGTGACGAACCCGGAGAATACTGTCTTCGCGACTAAGCGTCTGATTGGGCGCCGCTACGAGGAGGATGCAATcaagaaggagaagcagaTCCTGCCCTATAAGATCGTCCGCGCGAGCAACGGCGACGCGTGGGTCGAGGCGCAGGGGAAGCCTTACTCGCCCAGCCAAATCAGCGCCTTCATCCTCACCAAGATGAAGGAAACTGCGGAGGCCTACATCGGCAGACCTGTCCGCCAGGCTGTCATCACCGTCCCTGCGTATTTCAACGACTCGCAGCGACAGGCTACGAAGGACGCCGGAAAGATCG CGGGTTTGGAGGTTCTGCGTATCATCAACGAGCCGAcggccgctgcgctggcgtTCGGCATGGACAAGGACGACGGCAAGACGATTGCGGTCTACGatctcggcggcggcacgtTCGATATTTCGATTCTGGAGATCCTCGGCGGTGTGTTTGAGGTCAAGGCGACGAACGGCAACACGTCGTTGGGAGGCGAGGATTTCGACCAGAAGATTCTGCAACACTTGATCGAGGAGTtcaagaaggcgcagggCATCGACTTGACTAACGACaagctcgcgctgcagcgtctgcgcgaggcggcggagactgccAAGATCGAGTTGTCTAGCAAGGTGCAGACGGAGGTCAACTTGCCCTTCATCACCGCCGACCAGACCGGGCCCAAGCATCTGCAAGTGAAgctgacgcgcgcgaagctcgaggagctcgtgggaggtctgctgcagcagtcGGTGGAGCCTTGCGAGAAGTGCATCAAGGACGCGGGCATCTCCAAGACTGACCTCTCTGACGTCATCCTCGTCGGAGGCATGACGCGCATGCCCAAGGTCACGGAGCTTGTCAAGCAGATCTTCGGCAAGGAACCTAGCAAGGGCGTCAACCCCGACGAGGCCGTCGCCATGGGCGCCGCCATCCAGGCCGGCGTCCTCAAGGGCGAGATCAAGgatctgcttctcctcgacgTCTGCCCCCTGTCGCTTGGTATCGAAaccctcggcggcgtcttcaCGCGCCTGATCAATAGAAACACCACGATCCCCACCAAGAAGAGCCAGGTCTTCTCGACCGCCGCCGACAACCAGACTCAG GTCGGCATCAAGGTGTAtcagggcgagcgcgagatgGCGGCCGCGAACAAGATGCTGGGTCAGTTCGACCTCGTGGGCATCCCGCCTgctccgcgcggcgtgccgcaGATTGAAGTCACCTTCGACGTCGATGCGAACGGCATCATGAACATCAGCGCCGTGGACAAAAGCACTGGCAAGCGCCAGGAGATCACCATTCAGTCCAGCGGCGGGCTGTCTGACGCGCAGATTGAGCAGATGGTGAAGGACGCCGAGCTCTACAAGGAGCaggacgagaagaagaaggacgcaGTCCAGGCGAAGAACGAGGCCGAGACGCTCATCTACTCCGTTGAGAAGCAGATGACCGACCTCAAG GAAAAGATGACCGACGCGGACAGAACCGACCTTCAGGAGAAAATTGCGAAGCTGCGCTCCAACCTCGGCCAGGAGGACCCTGAGCCgatccgcgaggcgctgaagaGCTTGCAGGAGGCCTCCTGGAAGGTGTCTCAGCAGGCGTACAACCAG GCTGGATCGAGTGACTCGAGCAGCACTAACGTCGGcgagagcagcggcagcgagagcggcgacaaGAAGAGCCA CCCAgtggccgcggcgaagcgcgtgccttgcgcagcggagagcctTGCGACCAGCGCAGCCGACACGTTTCTTGACGCGGTACGCCGCGCGGTTCGCACCGGCGTCTGTGTTGTGGCGCTTCCTGCGGACGCTGAGCCgaagggcgagcgcgagatTGCGAGTCGTGCGGTGGGTGGCGGGGGATGGAAAGAATCCGCGAAGAAAGAA CTGTACGCTGCCTGGTTTGAGAAACGTCCTCCTGTCTACGCCACCCTTCCGCTACTGAGTCAGCAGCAAGGCGGCGTgactgcgcgcgccgcaacCAGGCACCGCGACTTCTCGAATCCGCGGAGTACTTCGGCTCGTGCGTGTCTCGTTACGCGCTCCGATGAGCCGCACATGTCTCCCAGGCGCAAGGTTTCGAAAGCCTCTGCG GCTCTACCCAGTGTATCGCGCGGTGTAA GTTTTTCGCGGGAGTCGTCCTGCGAACTGCAGCGCGGTCTGGATgcaggcacgcagaggcTTCGGCAGCCTGAAGGCGGGGCTGGCCTTCCGCCTCGGCTCCCGCACCGGGTCATTCTCACCTCTTTCTTCCTGGGCCTGAGCCACGCGAGTCCCTCGAGGATGGAGAGGCCTCCAGACATCGAGTTGCGGCTGGCGacacgcgctcgccgacctCGAAATTGCTCGCAACTCCTACGTCTACTCTTCGTTCTAGCGATCGCGCTTTTCGCTTCAGCCGCGTCGACCGACCCGAGAGACGCCTCCATCTtcctgcctcttcgcttcccCTGGTCAAGAtttctcttcgctgtcgcagaATCCCCCGCCAGTGACCCCCAAGAGCCCG GCCGCATCGGGCCGCCAGCCTCTCCACGGAGCCcggaagacgcggccgccggcgcggagcctgggccgcgctcgtcgggcgcggggggcgacTCAGGGGGCGCGTCGGTCGCGTCTCCGGCAGCGAGCAGCTGGCCGGGGACGGATAACCCGTTGTACCACAGTATGTGCGAGGCGATCAAGGCGCATCCCAAGGTGGCGCGGCAGTTTTTTCTCCTCGTTCTGCTGCTTGCGCAGTTCCCCGAGGATGCGGACGGCGTCGCGCTAGGCCGCAGCTGGGACGAGCGCGTGCGGTTCAgcgacgcgacgcgcctgctcCACAGACTCATTGCCGACGCCCACGCGCAACTCCCCGCGCAAGGCCCGCGATACCTCTGGCAAAACGTGGAGCCCTGCGACCTCAACCGGGTCGCCAGAATCCAG CTGACGCTGGCTGGCGTGCGAATCGTGGAGATGATTcaggcctcgcgcagcgttCTTGAGcttgcgctgcgcgcggcgaaaaGAGAGCCCGACCCTCGAAgtgcctcgctgcaggcTGCCGACAGGGAACAGGACCCAGAGGCggctgaagacgaagaagaattccggcgcgcgcctgagaaACGCCAGCGGCGGACTGTGCGGGAGCTGAAGAAGGCAcaggacgaggagaagacCGACGcacccgcgggcgcgggggaggacgaagaggaggctgaggcagacggaggccgggaggaagaagaagcgcgcgggTCGGCCGCGTGGGGGCGCGAGCgggagccggcggcgcagccagGCAGAAgtgggaggcggcgcgcgaaggcgagacaaACTTTggaagcggcgaagggcAGCGGCACGCGCGACAGGCTGCAGCTCGACCCTCTGCAGCACGAGCTGCTCAGTCTGGTGGGAGGGGATCGGATCGTCTTTCGAGAATTCGTCAAGGGCCTGATGGAGCACCAGCCTGTCGACTCGCCCCTGTGGAGCACGAAGGAAATTCTGCAACTCGCCAGCATCACCCGGCTGCCGCTACGCGCGggagcgcctctcgccgaaCTCATAAACCAGGCGGCCTCCATCTGGGCCTCGTACTTCGTCGTCCACGAACTCCAGAGCG GCTACGTGATGGAGATGCTGCTAGAGGACTGGATGGACCGGATGGCGACGCCGATGATGCGCTCGTACCACAGAGCGCTGTCGCTGGTTGCGGGGGCAATTCGGGAGCCAGTCATGGATGAGCCGGTGTGCGGTCACATGTTTCTGCTGCTGGACGGATTCCGGACTTCGCCAGTCTCGGCGCTCTTCACAGAGAACTCGACGGCGCAGGAGCTGGAGCAGTtccgcgagcagctgcagcgtgtCCTGGAGGACGAGCTAGAGAAGGCCGTTCAGCGACTCGGCGAGGACTTGCGCCTCGCCGACAGGagcggcgcggtcgcggccgcggctgcctccgcctccgccggcgttcCGATcccggcaggcggcgcagaggcggaggcggagacgaagcctcagcagcagcctgcccgcgccgcgccggcagccccCGAGGGGGGAgcttctgccgccgcttccACGCTGCACTCGCCGCTGGGCTGGTCGTCGGGGGAGGTTCGCCCGGtgacgaagaagcagctgccCATCACGCGTCTGGCGGGTTACGCCGTGAAGCTGGGGACGGGGATTTTCCAGGCGGGCGTGCTGGGCGAGGGCAACTCGTACGAGGCGAatcagcggctgctgcaggccaTGACCAACGACAGCTTGCTGGTGGAGATCCAGTTCTTCGACGTCGGGCACGTGACGCTGGAGAACCCCGCGAGCCCCCTCGTCTCGCTGCCCGATCAAACGAACGTCGACATACCCGCCAGTGAGCTCGTGGACATGCGTAACCTGGGCAAGGGCTTGAcggacgacgccgagcgcgacgaggcagccaACATCTCGCGGAGCCCCGAGGGCGTCTTTGCACGCCGCGACTGGACGACAGGCAACCCCGAGGCCGGAGTCCCGGTCGTCACAGCCATGCAGGCGCTGAAACGGCACATCAACGGCGACAAAGGCGCCCACGGCATCTGGTTtttccgccgctcgctggTTATCTACTCGACGCTCGAGGGAACCGACGTGACTGACCCCTTCAGCGGCCAGTtcggcctctcgccctcgacCGACTACGATATCCACTTCTTCGTCTACGTGCCAATTTCCGACTACTCCTCGAACGTGAGTGAGAAGCTCCGCAAGTCCTTCCTCCTcatggcgcaggcgccgacaggcggaggcagcggcggctggggGCTCAAGGGCATCGACCCCCTCGTGGACGACTCCCGGATCAAAGACTTGGGCACCGCCAAACTCACCGAAGACCGTCAGGCGCTCAAACTCAAAACTTTCGGCATCGAACTCGATGACAACCAACGCACCAACGTGCAAAAG TTCATTCAGAAAGACATGGTTCTGATTCACTACAAGATCAAGGGCCTGGCGACCATGCGGTCTGCGCTGCCCCCCGGCGAAGAGTGGCGGGTTATGCGAGCCGAGCGGATTTTCGGGCGCATCCTCAAGCAATGCAGGAACCTCCTCGAAGTCCCCTATGCAGTCGTTGTCAAGAAACAACCTCGAGGG GAGACGCGTcagatgaagaagacgtcGGAGGTCGAGGGCGGTTTGCCGGTGTGGGTGTTGGCGATCGCTGTGGTGTGCACAGCGTTGCCGCTGATTATTTTCATGTGTTGTCTGCAGTTTCAcaagcggctgccgctgccttgGTGGGTGAGCTGCATCTgttcctcgcggccgccctgcgcggcggcgccaggggatggggcggaggaggagccggACGTGCAGAGTGTGGTGAACAGCCCGTGCCTCACGCAGGCCGAGACCAGTTTTCCTTTCGACCTCCCCGCTGCGTACGAATCAGATTttgcggacgcgccgccgtgcAGCAGCCTCAAGGCGACAGTGTCTGTGGATCTGCCAtccagcgcgcgcgaagtGTGCCTCCCGGCTGCGACCAACAGCGAGGGTTtcttcggcgcgggcgcgccgccgccgttcgacagggcagcgcctcgcgtgtCGGCCTCGCACCGCGCGTCCTTCACTGCGAGCGCcctgtgcggcgcggctggaggcgcggcacTGGCCGCCCACCCGAGTCGCAGCAccgtcctgcgcggcggctggcacGACGCGACTGCGCGCTGGATGGGGCCACAGCtctgcgcggaaggcgcgggggggcCGCCGCGCAAGGCGGCCGACGCCTGCCTGCCCGGCTCGCTGagcacgcgaggcagcggcgttTCGGCTTGCCACGAGAGGTTCGGCAGCCGCACGCCCGTGGGGGTTATCGGAAGCGCGTGTGCAGACCTCCACCCTGGGGGCGTGCCAGAGTttgacgccgccgcgtcaaCCTCTGGCACTGCCGGCGCCCCCTTGGCGGAGGTTGACGACGGTGGGGAAGGCGAGGATGAGGACACGACgggtgcgggcgcggcgagcgccagtCCCGcacaggcggcagcgcccagcggcggggggaaggcgcgctggcgcgAGCTGTCCCCCCACTCGCTGCGGGCGGCTTCGGGCCGCGAGGCTGGAGCCTGCGGGTTCCGGCGGGGCAGACCCATGAAGCgaggaggcctgcggcgcgcggagtcgcCCGAGCGAGACctctccgcggaggcggcctgTGCCGCACAAGGACGGAGGTCGATCGAGCCAAGCATCATTCCAGCGGTGACGCCCGTCAATCGGCTGCTCTGCCGCGAGCCCGGAAACGCCGGTCGACGAAGCGGCTCCGGGATGCTCAGTGCGAGGCTGGGGCGGCAGGGTTCCTCCGGGGGCCCGGGGGaggaagagggggggggaggaagggAGGGAGCTTCGAATGACCGTGGCTGA
- a CDS encoding putative subunit of proteaseome activator complex (encoded by transcript BESB_028760) translates to MASTSVLNSLAAAGLEKMDKLEPSDQNVKKEYEQFKKDLTRQAVISLKDRIPRKILHFNNLTNVNADPGSIFPAADLELPIKQSVTDGAADAEGTLPAGKRIKAIPPQLDDGRMCYTHLMPRHEQICDELEQLKKDAAELVETLGQVKLWIQLNVPRIEDGNNFGVGIQEEAIQELARVEDWAFNLYDAIFKYYMARAKLSTKVLKYPNVGDYWEAIRELDEKEWLHIKFTKVDMRNNYSMLYDLLCKNWEKVVKPKNEDTRSRMTF, encoded by the exons ATGGCGTCTACCTCGGTTTTGAACTCTCTGGCAGCAGCGGGTCTGGAAAAAATGGACAAACTCGAGCCGTCGGACCAGAACGTGAAAAAGGAGTATGAACAGTTCAAGAAAGACCTCACGCGCCAGGCCGTGATTTCGCTGAAGGACCGCATCCCCCGAAAGATTCTCCATTTCAACAACCTCACG AACGTGAACGCAGATCCGGGCTCTATCTTCCCAGCGGCAGATCTGGAGCTCCCTATCAAGCAGAGCGTgacagacggcgccgcagacgccgaaggTACCCTTCCGGCGGGCAAGCGCATAAAGGCAA TTCCTCCGCAGCTCGACGACGGCCGCATGTGCTACACGCATTTGATGCCACGCCACGAGCAGATTTGCGATGAGTTGGAGCAGCTGAagaaagacgccgcagaaCTCGTTGAAACC CTCGGCCAAGTCAAGCTGTGGATTCAGCTGAACGTGCCGCGCATCGAGGACGGCAACAACTTCGGCGTCGGCATCCAAGAGGAGGCGATTCaagagctcgcgcgcgtcgaggacTGGGCCTTCAACCTCTATGACGCGATCTTCAAGTACTACATGGCGAG AGCAAAGCTGTCTACGAAGGTGCTCAAGTACCCCAACGTGGGAGACTACTGGGAG GCCATTCGCGAGTTGGACGAGAAGGAGTGGCTCCACATCAAGTTCACGAAAGTCGATATGCGCAACAACTACTCGATGCTGTATGATCTGTTGTGTAAG AACTGGGAGAAGGTTGTCAAGCCTAAGAACGAGGATACGCGCAGCCGAATGACTTTCTGA
- a CDS encoding MORN repeat-containing protein (encoded by transcript BESB_028770) produces the protein MAEGDSEDGSAGPYSFTLPDGNTFPSAGTYTGLATARYPNGDSYEGDYVNGQKEGRGVYTYRNGDKFQGEYKANKRTGLGRTDYSAGGFYHGNYENGRRSGEGTRRYANGDIYYGQWKDGKQDGYGTYIFNTTKYKFVGHWKAGRMLEGSWRWRNSTAYDGKFELNKPCGDGTWSFANGTRVRGTYAQRVLPVDDSPDDEPHPAQKVELHWTTEGISAT, from the exons ATGGCAGAGGgggacagcgaagacggcTCTGCGGGCCCCTACTCTTTCACGCTTCCCGATGGCAACACTTTTCCGAGCGCAGGTACATACACGGGTCTTGCGACAGCTCGTTATCCGAATGGAGATTCCTACGAAGGGGACTATGTAAACGGGCAGAAGGAAGGACGAGGCGTTTACACGTATCGAAATGGGGACAAGTTTCAGGGCGAATACAAAGCCAACAAGAGGACAGGCCTTGGGCGAACTGATTACTCTGCGGGAGGCTTCTATCACG GGAACTACGAAAACGGTCGCAGATCTGGAGAAGGCACGCGACGTTATGCCAACGGAGACATTTACTACGGGCAGTGGAAAGACGGCAAGCAAGACGGCTATGGCACGTACATCTTCAACACGACAAAGTACAAA TTTGTGGGGCACTGGAAGGCAGGGAGGATGCTGGAAGGCTCCTGGAGATGGCGAAATAGCACGGCCTACGACGGCAAGTTTGAGCTGAACAAACCTTGTGGCGACGGGACGTGGTCGTTTGCGAACGGCactcgcgtgcgcggcacTTACGCGCAGCGCGTGTTGCCTGTCGACGACAGCCCAGATGACGAGCCACACCCTGCACAGAAAGTAGAACTGCACTGGACAACAGAGGGCATTTCGGCTACCTGA